The DNA segment CCATCGCGGCGGTTATCCGTCGGGCCGATCCCGACCTGGTAGCCCTTCAGGAAGTGGATTTCAGAACCGGCAGGGTGAATCAAATGGACCTGGCTCTGGAAATGGCCAAACGTACGGATTTGACTCCTTTTTTCGGGAAAGCCATGGATTATGACGGGGGAGCCTATGGAGAAGCCATCCTTTCAAAATATCCGGCCGAATCCATGGAGGTGCATCACCTGGGAGCCGGTGAAGGACATGAACCCCGGGCTGCACTGCGGGTGGTAATTGACCTTATGAACGATGAGCGGATTGAATTTATCGCCACCCATCTGGATCATACACAGGACCCCACGGATCGCATTTACCAGGCCAAAGCACTTAACCACATTTTGTCCGGGCTCAATAACCCCGCCATTCTTGCCGGAGACCTGAACGCGACACCTGGAAGCCGGCCCATTGACATTTTGCTGGAACGATGGACCATGACTGCCGATACTCCGGCCGAACCAACCTACCCATCCGGTTCTCCAGAAAGAAAACTGGATTATATCATGTATCATCCTGAATCTCGTTGGAAAATGGTTGAGCGGAAGGTCATCGAAGAGAAAGTGGCTTCGGATCACAGGCCCTACGTGGTAACTTTACAGTTGATTTCAAATTAAGGGATATATTGGTGACAGGAAAAATTTTTTTAGACTGAACTTTATAATCAAATAAAAATAATATCTTTACTTAAATAAAAGCATTACACCATGAAAAAACAACAGATTATTTTAACCTCACTGCTTCTTTCATTTCTCTTACTGGCATTTGCCAGTGAAGATGACTGGAAATCATTGTTTAACGGAGAAAACCTTGACGGCTGGGTTCAAAAAAATGGGAAAGCCGATTATTGGGTCGAAGATGGCATGATCATCGGACAAACAACCAAAGGTAGTCCGAATTCCTTCTTGTGCACCAAAAAAGATTATGATGATTTTGAAATGGTTTTTGAAGTCAAATTGTTCGACAATGAATTGAACTCGGGTGTGCAAATTCGCTCAAAAACCCGCAAAGCAGGACTATTTAAAAAATCAGGACGGGTGAACGGGCCGCAGGTTGAAATTGAAGCCAGTGGTGATGACGGTGCAGAGGCGGGCTATTTGTATGCCGAAGCTGCCGGTGGCTGGATGACCCCGGACGACAAACGCGTTCCACACAAAACTTTTAAGGACGGGGAATGGAACAAGTACCGCGTGGTTGCAAAGGGCCCCAGGATCCAGGTCTGGATCAACGGCAAACAAATCTCCGATCTGGTGGATGAAGATATGTATGAATCCCATCCGGAAGGATTCATCGGCTTGCAGGTTCATGGCGTTGGAAACAGGGGACCCTTTGAAGTGGCCTGGCGGAATATCAAGATCAAGGAACTGGATTAAAGCGTATTCTTGAATCTACTTAAATTATAATTCAAAGTAATTATCATCTTTATCGTTGAGGACTGCATCCGAAAAATCAAAAGCCACCTTGATTAAATCGAGGTGGCTTTGAAAGGATATTGCCATCAGAATAGTTCTTGTTGCAGATCTGCTTGAAAACAGCAATATCTACTTCGTATACTTTTTGGATTCAATCACGGTCGGATTGCCAATATTATCCTCAGATGAAGCTTTTCCATACATATAGTAAATATCGGTATTGATCGTACTCACCCCAACCGGATCCAAACCCGTTGAGAAATCATCTGAGATGGATTTCCAGCTTGATCCATCATAAATACTGATGAACGGATAGATACTCTCCTGAGATTCAAATTTCATACTGGACAGCACCACATTTCCATCCGAGTCGATTGCTATGGCCATAGGATCAACGAACCATTCATTACCTGATGGGATCAGGTTTTCAACAGTTGAAGTGCCGGTTACCTTATATACCCCGCCAGGATAGGAAACCAATGCGTTGCTGGTGGCAATAAAATAGAGATCGCCGCTATTTTGGGCCAACTCTGCATC comes from the Bacteroidales bacterium genome and includes:
- a CDS encoding endonuclease/exonuclease/phosphatase family protein, with product IAAVIRRADPDLVALQEVDFRTGRVNQMDLALEMAKRTDLTPFFGKAMDYDGGAYGEAILSKYPAESMEVHHLGAGEGHEPRAALRVVIDLMNDERIEFIATHLDHTQDPTDRIYQAKALNHILSGLNNPAILAGDLNATPGSRPIDILLERWTMTADTPAEPTYPSGSPERKLDYIMYHPESRWKMVERKVIEEKVASDHRPYVVTLQLISN
- a CDS encoding DUF1080 domain-containing protein, translating into MKKQQIILTSLLLSFLLLAFASEDDWKSLFNGENLDGWVQKNGKADYWVEDGMIIGQTTKGSPNSFLCTKKDYDDFEMVFEVKLFDNELNSGVQIRSKTRKAGLFKKSGRVNGPQVEIEASGDDGAEAGYLYAEAAGGWMTPDDKRVPHKTFKDGEWNKYRVVAKGPRIQVWINGKQISDLVDEDMYESHPEGFIGLQVHGVGNRGPFEVAWRNIKIKELD